In Rhizobium sp. CIAT894, the following are encoded in one genomic region:
- a CDS encoding MG2 domain-containing protein, whose amino-acid sequence MKKIVFLIALALASSTLISNGQAQQSAPAPALDVLQRADGVKIVPERFLRAYDPVTIFFSNDTGPAAGGPEDAPERFVTIEPVAAGAWQWLGPRALQFRPADKWQPLARVKVKMLGYDKAAGGETELIPLLPVPVSTAPAAADDPVTELDQITLTFAEPVDVAALSRLLSIELRPAPGIGDEGGLMLGAQDFDIQPLERSGRGDQQSYAVKLHASVPDGRVAILRLKLADTADFSDQTFELRVRTAVPFTMTKSDCGRGFDATTSDGIMRCTSNATVSDDSAEGDDNADRSSQGRGLIFRFSSNPAAGEQLSVRDALRISPPVDDLRAEAGSGRLYINGRFLTDKVYTLDVAAGALTDERGRPLAEGFSRKFAFAPEQSSLVWDASQGVVERFGPQLVPLRGRGYDRADVRIHAIDPLSRDFWPFPQSGLDTDDDEAPPLPGKEPQKWADSDEISADAIQARIKALGSPAISQFVDLPIKKGGVDTKFGLDLKSFFARIAGADQPGTYLVGLRAVDNQTRHWLRVQVTDLTLSAVEEPGRVRFAVTSLAGGNPIAGAQIRLDGLRDGNFVTLATGTTDAEGFFSWELQQRTDAKIRRVIVTKGLDTLVVDPDHAPAQYAGDNWTKPSASWLEWTTNPEDNRTEQSRTLCHIFTERPIYRPEEPVHIKGFVRSYLGGHLTLPTQGGQIVITGPDQQEWRVPVRLDASGGFYHKFDAETPATGDYEVHFEPGDAAAAADQTQPAQTSHDDGNADGQPSDGSSDDATADDSQAETSGSADDDSAADKTVQCGSISFKKEAYRLPTFEVVLNNPQTVPLDSSFNVDLIARYFAGGLLADRPIRWRAVQYPYNWTPSGHEGFLFSTDSRYSGGGEFKSSPALERDGSTDAGGAARISFDTTIEPTAQPRRYMIEATVTGDDDLQVRSITDVYAVPPFVLGLKLPRYVPTPGAIEPEILAVDGNGDPVAGLEMTARLIHRNWTSTLQASDFSQGSAKYITQQMDETVLERKITSTSEIQTLAIEAKDAGVYVLQLEASDRIGRRQQVSVDFFVGGTTPVTWAQPPARTAVVTTDKDSYIPGETANLLIQSPFQTARALAVVEEPEGTFRYDWVDITDGYGHYAVPIRKEYTPEIPVHFLIMRGRLETSIPSPNAPFDQGKPVTIAATKTVTVKPVKNTVSVTLDYPKKARPGDEVEVTLHLADDTGQPIAGDATFWMIDQAVLSLATEQPLDPLPNFIVKRPSTMALRDTRNMAFGIIPLDEVPGGDEREDWGTDNNISVRKNFTPVPIYLPDVKVGPDGIARIKVKLPDSLTVFKLRAKAVSGPDRFGYGTGEMLIRQEIVAQPALPRFLRYGDQFEAGVIARVVEGSGGAGAASIAADGLTLAGSKDLAFTWEQNKPAHIGVLAAVPEPQPGREDVRLRFGVERLDDHASDAVEITLPLKPDRMPTRHYEIVEIPAGGSKTLPALQENLRPGSFQRVMTLTSDPALVKLVAGLNTLVETPYGSTEQRISLASSGVAFKSFAPILAAAKLEKRIDGDVHNTVLAIGQAVDADGLVGFWPHSKGNVSLTAWAYSFLVAADKAGEATDKALADRLASALKLSLRSDYPHLISGDEVRERVEALTALAEGGALDPAYTAELARSAAVMPNVSVARMTAAAAAAPDADQRLVSGLADTMWSRVRILSRNGQLVYDGQAQDGGSPIILPSETRSLAEMVRAAALTSETDPRYPALKTALLQLGEGDGWGSTNATAAAIRALAAAWQRPTTPLPLTLAQNGNVQNLTLDANAPVLREVTLDPSAVTIQNTGTTAALALVETSYLSAEAGYTAPAESQGFALTRTLYRVPAGDAPLEKLVADAKGAIELKVGDVLEERVELVVSEDRTHVALTLPLAAGLDPLNPNIATAPAEATPAIASSLPSNWVSYGDDQVFCAADRLAKGNYTFAYRTRALIPGSYTQPRALAETMYQKGVQGMSAAVQIVVAK is encoded by the coding sequence ATGAAAAAGATCGTATTTCTCATTGCCCTCGCCCTTGCGTCTTCAACGCTGATCTCAAACGGCCAGGCGCAGCAGAGCGCTCCCGCACCGGCACTCGATGTTCTGCAACGGGCCGACGGCGTCAAAATCGTGCCGGAGAGGTTCCTGCGCGCCTATGATCCGGTGACGATCTTCTTTTCTAACGATACCGGCCCCGCAGCCGGCGGCCCGGAAGACGCGCCCGAACGTTTCGTGACGATAGAACCGGTGGCTGCCGGCGCCTGGCAATGGCTCGGCCCGCGCGCCCTGCAATTCAGGCCGGCCGATAAGTGGCAGCCGCTTGCCCGCGTCAAGGTCAAGATGCTGGGTTATGACAAGGCCGCCGGCGGCGAGACGGAACTGATACCGCTGCTGCCGGTGCCCGTCTCCACGGCCCCGGCTGCTGCCGACGATCCGGTCACCGAACTCGACCAGATCACCTTGACCTTTGCCGAACCCGTCGATGTCGCGGCGCTGAGCCGCCTTCTGTCGATCGAGCTGCGTCCGGCGCCCGGCATTGGCGACGAAGGCGGTCTGATGCTGGGGGCGCAGGATTTCGATATCCAGCCGCTGGAACGCAGCGGCCGCGGCGACCAGCAATCCTATGCAGTGAAGCTGCATGCGAGCGTGCCCGATGGCCGCGTCGCCATTCTGCGGCTGAAGCTTGCCGACACCGCTGATTTCAGCGACCAGACCTTCGAATTGCGCGTGCGCACCGCCGTGCCTTTCACCATGACCAAGTCCGATTGCGGGCGGGGCTTCGACGCCACGACGAGCGACGGCATCATGCGCTGCACGTCCAACGCCACCGTCAGCGATGACAGCGCCGAGGGCGATGACAACGCCGATCGGTCAAGCCAGGGCCGTGGGCTGATCTTCCGGTTTTCGAGCAACCCGGCGGCCGGAGAGCAGCTCTCGGTCCGGGACGCCCTGCGCATTTCTCCGCCGGTTGACGATCTCAGGGCGGAAGCAGGCAGCGGGCGGCTTTATATCAATGGCCGCTTTCTCACCGACAAGGTCTATACGCTCGATGTGGCCGCCGGCGCCTTGACGGATGAGCGCGGCAGGCCGCTCGCCGAGGGCTTCAGCCGCAAATTCGCTTTCGCCCCGGAACAGTCCTCGCTCGTCTGGGATGCCTCGCAGGGGGTGGTCGAGCGCTTTGGCCCGCAACTCGTGCCGTTGCGCGGGCGCGGTTATGACAGGGCGGATGTGCGCATCCATGCGATCGATCCGCTGTCGCGCGACTTTTGGCCTTTTCCGCAATCCGGCCTCGATACCGACGACGACGAGGCGCCGCCGCTGCCCGGCAAGGAGCCGCAGAAATGGGCTGACAGCGACGAGATATCGGCCGATGCGATCCAGGCACGCATCAAGGCGCTGGGCTCGCCGGCCATCTCCCAGTTCGTGGACCTGCCGATCAAGAAGGGCGGCGTCGACACCAAGTTCGGCCTCGATCTGAAATCCTTTTTTGCCAGGATTGCCGGCGCCGACCAGCCCGGCACTTACCTCGTCGGCCTGCGCGCGGTGGACAATCAAACCCGCCACTGGCTTCGCGTGCAGGTCACCGACCTGACCTTGAGCGCCGTGGAGGAACCGGGCCGGGTGCGCTTTGCCGTCACCTCGCTTGCCGGCGGCAATCCGATCGCCGGGGCGCAAATCCGCCTCGACGGTTTGCGGGACGGCAACTTCGTCACACTCGCGACCGGGACGACCGATGCGGAGGGTTTCTTTTCCTGGGAGCTGCAGCAGCGCACTGATGCGAAGATCCGGCGGGTCATCGTGACGAAGGGGCTGGATACTCTGGTCGTCGACCCCGATCATGCCCCGGCCCAATATGCCGGGGATAACTGGACCAAGCCCTCGGCCTCGTGGCTGGAGTGGACCACCAATCCAGAAGACAACCGTACCGAGCAAAGCCGTACGCTTTGCCACATCTTTACCGAGCGGCCGATCTATCGCCCGGAGGAGCCGGTGCATATCAAGGGATTTGTCCGCAGCTATCTCGGCGGCCACTTGACGCTGCCGACGCAGGGCGGCCAGATCGTGATCACCGGCCCCGACCAGCAGGAATGGCGCGTGCCGGTGCGGCTGGACGCGTCCGGCGGCTTTTACCACAAATTCGACGCCGAGACGCCGGCGACCGGCGATTACGAGGTTCACTTCGAACCGGGTGACGCGGCTGCGGCTGCGGACCAAACCCAACCGGCGCAGACATCTCATGACGACGGTAATGCCGACGGCCAGCCGAGCGACGGCAGCAGCGATGATGCGACCGCCGACGACAGCCAGGCCGAGACTTCCGGGAGCGCCGACGACGACAGCGCGGCTGACAAGACCGTCCAATGCGGCAGCATCTCCTTCAAGAAGGAGGCTTACCGGCTGCCGACTTTCGAAGTCGTGCTCAACAATCCGCAAACGGTACCGCTCGATTCCTCCTTCAACGTCGATCTGATCGCGCGCTATTTCGCCGGCGGCCTGCTGGCCGATCGCCCCATTCGCTGGCGCGCGGTGCAATATCCCTACAACTGGACGCCATCAGGCCACGAAGGCTTCCTTTTTTCGACGGATTCCCGTTACTCCGGCGGCGGCGAATTCAAATCCTCGCCGGCGCTCGAACGCGACGGCAGCACCGATGCCGGCGGGGCCGCCCGCATCAGCTTCGACACGACGATCGAGCCGACGGCGCAACCCCGCCGCTACATGATCGAGGCGACGGTGACCGGCGACGACGATCTGCAGGTGCGCAGCATCACCGACGTCTACGCCGTCCCGCCTTTCGTGCTTGGCCTTAAATTGCCGCGCTATGTGCCGACGCCCGGCGCCATCGAGCCGGAGATCCTCGCCGTCGACGGCAATGGCGATCCCGTCGCCGGGCTGGAGATGACGGCGCGCCTGATCCATCGCAACTGGACGTCGACGCTGCAGGCGAGCGACTTCAGCCAGGGCTCGGCGAAATACATCACGCAGCAGATGGACGAGACCGTTCTCGAGCGCAAGATTACCAGCACGTCGGAGATTCAGACCCTGGCGATCGAGGCGAAGGACGCCGGTGTCTATGTGCTGCAACTCGAAGCCAGCGACCGGATCGGCCGCCGGCAGCAGGTGAGCGTAGACTTCTTCGTCGGCGGCACTACGCCGGTCACCTGGGCACAGCCGCCCGCCCGCACCGCGGTCGTGACCACGGATAAGGACAGCTACATCCCCGGCGAGACCGCCAACCTGCTGATCCAGTCGCCTTTCCAGACCGCCCGCGCGCTTGCCGTCGTCGAAGAGCCCGAGGGAACGTTCCGCTATGACTGGGTCGATATCACAGACGGATACGGCCATTATGCGGTGCCGATCCGCAAGGAATATACGCCTGAGATTCCCGTGCACTTCCTCATCATGCGCGGCCGGCTGGAGACCAGCATTCCCTCGCCGAACGCGCCCTTCGACCAGGGCAAGCCGGTCACGATCGCCGCGACGAAGACGGTGACGGTCAAGCCGGTGAAAAACACGGTCAGCGTGACCCTGGATTACCCGAAGAAGGCCCGCCCCGGCGATGAAGTGGAGGTCACGCTGCATCTGGCCGACGATACCGGTCAGCCGATTGCGGGCGACGCCACCTTCTGGATGATCGACCAGGCCGTGCTGTCGCTGGCGACGGAACAGCCGCTGGATCCGCTGCCGAATTTCATCGTCAAGCGCCCCTCCACCATGGCGCTGCGCGACACCCGCAACATGGCCTTCGGCATCATTCCCCTGGATGAGGTGCCGGGCGGCGACGAGCGGGAGGACTGGGGCACGGACAACAATATATCCGTCCGCAAGAATTTCACGCCGGTGCCGATCTATCTTCCGGACGTGAAGGTCGGCCCGGACGGCATCGCCAGGATCAAGGTGAAACTGCCGGACTCGCTGACCGTCTTCAAGCTGCGCGCCAAGGCCGTCAGCGGTCCCGACCGCTTCGGCTACGGCACCGGCGAAATGCTGATCCGGCAGGAGATCGTGGCGCAACCCGCCCTGCCCCGCTTCCTGCGTTATGGAGACCAGTTCGAGGCCGGCGTCATTGCCCGCGTCGTCGAGGGCAGTGGCGGCGCCGGCGCTGCTTCCATTGCTGCCGACGGATTGACGCTGGCGGGCAGCAAGGATCTCGCCTTTACCTGGGAACAGAACAAACCGGCGCATATCGGCGTTCTCGCCGCGGTGCCCGAGCCACAGCCCGGCAGGGAGGACGTGCGGCTGCGTTTCGGGGTCGAGCGCCTGGACGACCACGCCAGCGACGCCGTCGAGATCACGCTGCCGTTGAAGCCCGATCGCATGCCGACCAGGCATTACGAGATCGTCGAAATCCCGGCGGGCGGCTCGAAAACGCTGCCGGCACTTCAGGAAAATCTGCGCCCCGGATCGTTTCAGCGGGTGATGACGCTGACCTCCGATCCGGCACTGGTCAAGCTCGTCGCCGGTCTCAACACGTTGGTGGAAACGCCCTACGGCTCCACCGAACAACGGATATCGCTCGCCTCCTCCGGCGTCGCCTTCAAAAGTTTCGCCCCCATCCTGGCCGCGGCGAAGCTTGAGAAACGCATCGACGGCGATGTGCACAATACCGTGCTGGCAATCGGCCAGGCGGTCGATGCCGATGGCCTCGTCGGCTTCTGGCCGCACAGCAAGGGCAATGTCTCGCTGACGGCCTGGGCCTATTCCTTCCTGGTCGCGGCCGACAAGGCGGGCGAAGCCACCGACAAGGCCTTGGCGGATCGCCTGGCGAGCGCGCTGAAACTATCGCTGCGCTCGGACTATCCGCATCTCATCAGCGGTGACGAGGTTCGCGAACGGGTCGAGGCCCTGACGGCTCTGGCCGAAGGCGGCGCGCTCGATCCTGCCTATACGGCCGAACTCGCCCGCTCGGCCGCCGTGATGCCGAATGTCAGCGTTGCCAGAATGACGGCGGCGGCCGCGGCTGCGCCCGATGCCGACCAACGCCTTGTCAGCGGTCTCGCCGACACCATGTGGTCGCGCGTGCGCATCCTCTCCCGCAATGGCCAGCTGGTTTATGACGGCCAGGCCCAGGATGGCGGCAGCCCGATCATCCTGCCCTCGGAAACCCGCAGCCTTGCCGAAATGGTGCGTGCGGCGGCACTGACGTCGGAAACGGATCCGCGTTATCCCGCTTTGAAAACCGCCTTGCTGCAGCTCGGCGAAGGCGACGGCTGGGGCTCGACCAATGCCACGGCGGCCGCAATCCGCGCGCTTGCAGCCGCCTGGCAGCGGCCGACCACGCCGTTGCCGCTGACGCTGGCTCAGAACGGCAATGTCCAGAATCTGACGCTCGACGCGAACGCGCCCGTGTTGCGTGAGGTGACCCTGGATCCGAGCGCCGTCACCATCCAGAATACCGGAACGACGGCTGCTCTGGCGCTGGTGGAGACCTCGTATCTCTCCGCCGAAGCCGGCTATACCGCCCCAGCCGAGAGCCAGGGTTTCGCCCTGACCCGCACGCTCTACCGCGTGCCGGCCGGCGATGCGCCGCTGGAGAAGCTGGTTGCCGATGCCAAAGGGGCGATAGAGCTCAAGGTCGGCGACGTGCTGGAGGAAAGGGTCGAACTGGTCGTATCCGAAGATCGCACCCATGTGGCGCTGACCCTGCCGCTGGCCGCGGGGCTCGATCCTCTCAACCCCAATATCGCCACCGCCCCGGCCGAGGCCACGCCTGCTATTGCGTCGAGCCTGCCGAGCAACTGGGTCTCCTATGGCGACGATCAGGTATTCTGCGCGGCGGACAGACTTGCGAAAGGCAACTACACCTTCGCCTACCGGACGCGCGCCCTGATCCCCGGTTCGTACACGCAGCCACGGGCCCTTGCCGAAACCATGTACCAGAAGGGTGTGCAGGGAATGAGCGCTGCCGTGCAAATCGTGGTGGCGAAGTAG
- a CDS encoding transglycosylase domain-containing protein codes for MTLLGTRRSKFVLFSSLLLAAGALVYAYLIDRRAQLIAPAPTPILYDRSGAFLTQIGHADGASGRIDYGYWPLEQLPDRVVKATLALEDRRFYDHIGVDPYAVGRAAWQNLGGVGRRSGASTIAMQVARMQQPESRSFMHKILEAGTGVLLTLRYGRDATLAQYLRLAPYGNGSHGIAHAARLYFDKPVADLSWAEIALLSAIPQSPTRMNPLRPRGLRRAVHRGHHILEALAKQKILAADEAEIAHRQLDAMRMPELPRRPDALHLILRYHDLIENGLVAPASATMPLIHTTIDLGLQADVTALARQYLDGWRSAGAQQVGVMVVSRQTGEVLAQVGSSNYYGRHAGAFDYTRTQRSPGSTLKPFIYALGFERGVLKPTDILLDLPEGAAGIGDADREFLGPMLPRQALANSRNVPATNLLRSIGLETTFRFLRDLGLHDLETPADHFGLSMAIGSLPTRLDRLMRAYGVLANDGQLQDLRWARAQPQPQSVRVISLDTARLITSFLSDPQARLPSFHRYGTLEYPFPVAIKTGTSQGYRDAWAVAYSEKVIVGVWIGRGDDGTMSRMTGAGSAARLVHAIIDRVHGNKPGDIADARFPTPPDRKPMQVCVVNGQADDNSCSRTLVEWLKPDEMPKAAALSPRPDAGLPSFPISATAGKSQNYALAGADAANAKIHLAISAPARNSQIWRNPEQPAAFDRLPLKADVQPHVPQIVWYVDGQPFAVTDPDQPVFWPIQRGEHRFQIRLPYRDETSAVVPVYVQ; via the coding sequence ATGACACTCTTGGGAACGCGCCGATCGAAGTTCGTTCTTTTCTCCTCACTGCTTCTCGCAGCCGGGGCCCTGGTCTATGCCTATCTCATCGATCGGCGCGCCCAGCTGATTGCGCCGGCCCCGACGCCGATCCTTTATGATCGCAGCGGCGCCTTCCTCACGCAGATCGGTCACGCCGACGGTGCGAGCGGGCGCATCGATTATGGCTATTGGCCGCTGGAGCAATTGCCCGACCGCGTCGTCAAGGCGACGCTTGCCCTCGAAGACAGGCGGTTCTACGACCATATCGGCGTCGATCCCTATGCGGTCGGCCGGGCAGCCTGGCAAAATCTCGGCGGCGTCGGGCGCCGCTCGGGCGCCTCGACCATTGCGATGCAGGTGGCGCGGATGCAGCAGCCGGAATCGCGCAGCTTCATGCACAAGATCCTCGAGGCCGGCACCGGCGTGCTGCTGACCCTGCGTTACGGCCGCGACGCCACGCTGGCGCAATATTTGCGGCTGGCGCCTTACGGCAACGGCAGCCATGGCATCGCCCATGCCGCGCGGCTCTATTTCGACAAGCCGGTGGCGGACTTGTCCTGGGCCGAGATCGCGCTGCTGTCGGCCATCCCGCAATCGCCGACCCGGATGAACCCGCTGCGGCCGCGGGGCCTGCGCCGGGCCGTTCACCGCGGTCATCACATCCTCGAAGCGCTGGCGAAACAGAAAATCCTTGCGGCCGACGAGGCGGAAATCGCCCACCGCCAGCTCGACGCCATGCGGATGCCCGAGCTGCCCCGCCGCCCGGACGCCCTGCACCTGATCCTGCGTTATCATGATCTGATCGAGAACGGCCTGGTCGCTCCGGCCTCGGCGACTATGCCGCTGATCCACACGACGATCGACCTCGGCCTGCAGGCCGACGTCACCGCGCTTGCGCGGCAATATCTCGATGGCTGGCGCTCTGCCGGCGCCCAGCAAGTCGGCGTCATGGTGGTGTCGCGTCAAACCGGCGAGGTTCTCGCCCAGGTGGGTTCGAGCAATTATTACGGCAGGCATGCCGGCGCCTTCGACTATACGCGGACGCAGCGCTCGCCCGGCTCTACGCTCAAACCCTTCATCTACGCGCTGGGATTCGAGCGCGGCGTGCTGAAGCCGACCGATATTCTGCTGGATCTGCCGGAAGGCGCAGCGGGCATCGGCGATGCCGACCGCGAATTCCTCGGGCCCATGCTGCCCCGCCAGGCGCTCGCCAATTCGCGCAATGTGCCCGCCACCAATCTGCTGCGCAGCATCGGGCTGGAAACGACATTCCGCTTTCTGCGCGATCTCGGTCTGCACGACCTGGAAACGCCGGCCGATCATTTCGGCCTGTCGATGGCGATCGGCTCCCTGCCGACACGCCTGGACAGGCTGATGCGGGCCTATGGCGTGCTGGCAAATGACGGCCAGTTGCAGGATCTGCGCTGGGCGCGCGCGCAGCCGCAGCCGCAATCCGTGCGGGTGATTTCGCTCGATACCGCCCGGTTGATTACCTCCTTCCTCTCCGATCCGCAGGCCCGGCTGCCGAGCTTCCACCGCTACGGCACGCTGGAATATCCATTCCCGGTCGCCATCAAGACCGGCACCTCGCAAGGCTACCGGGATGCCTGGGCCGTGGCCTATTCGGAAAAGGTCATCGTCGGCGTCTGGATCGGGCGGGGCGACGACGGCACCATGAGCCGGATGACCGGCGCCGGCAGTGCCGCCCGCCTCGTGCACGCGATCATCGACCGGGTGCATGGCAACAAGCCGGGAGACATTGCCGATGCACGGTTTCCGACGCCGCCGGACCGCAAGCCCATGCAGGTCTGCGTCGTCAACGGGCAGGCGGACGACAACAGCTGCAGCCGGACGCTGGTGGAATGGCTGAAGCCCGACGAGATGCCGAAGGCGGCTGCGCTATCGCCTCGCCCGGACGCCGGCCTCCCGTCTTTTCCGATCAGCGCAACAGCGGGCAAGAGCCAGAATTATGCGCTCGCAGGTGCCGACGCTGCCAACGCGAAGATCCATCTCGCCATATCGGCGCCTGCCCGCAACAGCCAGATCTGGCGCAATCCGGAACAGCCGGCCGCATTCGACCGGCTGCCGTTGAAGGCCGACGTGCAGCCGCACGTGCCGCAAATCGTCTGGTATGTCGACGGCCAGCCCTTCGCCGTCACCGACCCCGACCAGCCTGTCTTCTGGCCCATCCAGCGGGGTGAACACCGCTTCCAGATCCGCCTGCCCTACCGCGATGAAACCTCCGCGGTCGTGCCGGTCTATGTGCAGTGA
- a CDS encoding dihydrofolate reductase family protein — protein sequence MLFMSMSLDGYIAGPNDEVGNPGGDDFMRLHEWYGDFSRPTGPVGQLWDEWNAPGAILAGRRTVEQVDHWGGDNHGVPIFVPSHRPPGPSVANYPLVKYVSDGIVSAMAQAKTAAGDRDVLMLGAYTAQRALEAGVLDELQIHQVPVLFGGGRRMFEVLPSRVELEIVRVIDTPEATHIRYRVRR from the coding sequence GTGCTCTTCATGTCCATGTCACTGGACGGATATATCGCGGGACCTAACGATGAAGTGGGCAATCCCGGCGGCGACGACTTTATGCGGTTGCACGAGTGGTACGGGGATTTTTCCCGGCCGACTGGGCCGGTCGGACAGTTGTGGGACGAATGGAACGCGCCAGGTGCGATTTTGGCGGGTCGGCGAACCGTGGAGCAGGTCGATCACTGGGGCGGTGACAATCACGGTGTGCCGATCTTCGTACCCAGTCACAGGCCGCCCGGGCCATCCGTCGCGAATTACCCGTTGGTCAAATATGTGAGCGACGGGATCGTGAGCGCAATGGCGCAGGCAAAGACCGCCGCCGGGGACCGGGACGTGTTGATGCTTGGCGCGTATACGGCGCAACGGGCGCTGGAAGCTGGCGTGCTCGACGAACTGCAAATACACCAGGTTCCAGTCTTATTCGGAGGTGGCCGCCGAATGTTCGAAGTCTTACCATCGCGCGTCGAGTTGGAGATCGTCCGGGTGATCGATACACCCGAGGCCACGCACATCCGCTACCGTGTCCGCCGCTGA
- a CDS encoding IS4 family transposase: protein MRHDNSVFHDLLKRIPWTIFERLVEEHQADKHVRRLSTKSQLIALLYGQLAGAVSLREIVGSLESHSARLYHLGARPVSRSTFADANGLRPSAVFTELFTQMLARAGRGLKRAIGEAVYLIDGSSLPLSGAGSQWARFSDQACGAKMHVVYDANAERPIYAAVTAANVNDITAAKEMPIEAGATYVFDLGYYDFGWWAKLDAAGCRIVTRLKSHTKLTASAEQAVNEDAGILFDRIGLLPQRQARSRRNPMNRPVREIGVRIETGKILRIFSNDLTAPAEEIAALYKRRWAIELFFRWVKQTLKIRHFLGNSENAVRIQVAVALIAYLLLQMAKADQATIISPLAFARLVRTNLMHRKRIDRLLKPRNNPPGNPGQMSLQW, encoded by the coding sequence GTGCGGCATGACAATAGCGTCTTTCATGATCTGTTGAAGCGGATTCCGTGGACGATCTTCGAAAGACTTGTGGAGGAGCATCAGGCCGACAAGCATGTTCGGCGGCTGTCGACGAAGAGCCAGTTGATCGCCCTGCTTTACGGCCAGCTTGCCGGTGCCGTCAGCCTGCGCGAGATCGTCGGGTCCCTGGAAAGCCATAGTGCCCGCCTTTACCATCTCGGCGCTCGCCCGGTGTCGCGCTCGACTTTCGCCGATGCCAACGGCCTGCGTCCGAGCGCCGTTTTTACCGAGTTGTTTACGCAGATGCTGGCCCGCGCCGGGCGCGGCCTCAAGCGGGCCATCGGCGAGGCGGTCTATCTGATCGACGGCAGCAGTCTGCCACTTTCCGGGGCGGGATCGCAGTGGGCCCGCTTTTCCGATCAGGCCTGCGGCGCCAAGATGCACGTCGTCTATGATGCCAATGCCGAACGGCCGATCTATGCGGCCGTCACCGCGGCCAATGTCAACGACATCACCGCCGCCAAGGAGATGCCGATCGAGGCGGGCGCCACCTATGTCTTCGATCTCGGCTATTACGATTTCGGCTGGTGGGCGAAGCTGGATGCCGCCGGCTGCCGCATCGTCACCCGCCTCAAGTCCCATACGAAACTGACAGCGAGCGCCGAGCAGGCGGTCAACGAGGATGCCGGCATCCTGTTCGACCGCATCGGCCTGTTGCCGCAGCGCCAGGCCAGGAGCCGCCGCAATCCGATGAACCGGCCGGTGCGCGAGATCGGCGTGCGGATCGAAACCGGCAAGATATTGCGCATCTTCTCCAACGATCTTACCGCCCCGGCCGAGGAGATCGCCGCACTTTACAAGCGCCGCTGGGCGATCGAACTGTTCTTCCGCTGGGTCAAGCAGACGCTGAAAATCCGCCATTTCCTCGGCAACAGCGAAAATGCAGTGCGCATCCAGGTGGCCGTCGCTCTGATCGCCTATCTGCTGCTGCAGATGGCAAAGGCCGACCAGGCCACCATCATAAGCCCGCTGGCCTTCGCCCGCCTGGTGCGCACCAACCTGATGCACCGCAAAAGGATCGACCGCCTGCTAAAACCACGCAACAACCCTCCCGGAAATCCCGGCCAGATGAGCCTCCAATGGTGA
- a CDS encoding GIY-YIG nuclease family protein has product MAGYVYIVTNQKNGTLYIGVTSDLERRIYEHREGLTPGFAWKYGCTRLVWYEEHWDIGSAIQREKSLKRWNRQWKIDLVEAMNPEWDDLYLTLW; this is encoded by the coding sequence ATGGCAGGATATGTTTACATCGTCACCAACCAGAAAAACGGCACCCTCTATATCGGCGTGACCTCCGATCTGGAGCGCCGCATTTATGAACATCGCGAAGGGCTGACGCCGGGCTTTGCCTGGAAATATGGATGCACCCGCCTCGTCTGGTATGAGGAGCATTGGGATATCGGCAGCGCGATCCAGCGCGAGAAGTCATTGAAACGGTGGAACCGGCAATGGAAAATCGACTTGGTCGAGGCGATGAATCCCGAGTGGGACGATCTCTATTTGACGCTTTGGTGA